The Anastrepha ludens isolate Willacy chromosome 2, idAnaLude1.1, whole genome shotgun sequence genome contains a region encoding:
- the LOC128870508 gene encoding uncharacterized protein LOC128870508, which produces MLAVMWWLAAASYSTTNFVGKFTQSVRRIVQDVKDEGAPSGMTRDEVIDTNERLRALRLRLEESYDTAKKALITLMNKYGDSKSQRNVFQRYPMLKIMIKDVIRLETQYWTLIDIPRQEKQETVPSYVMRACAIMEKTQKSGEGVKTSAKLAEEATERRERMERLEFMTTAQIEHENTQLINDLYRLLKKYLGLRHLIRVLKEEYGSSKMYPIFPRYTMLKDMIKGIMHDPDYMEVCHEINN; this is translated from the exons ATGTTAGCGGTAATGTGGTGGCTTGCAGCTGCTTCTTATT caaCCACAAATTTTGTGGGGAAATTCACGCAAAGTGTGCGTCGCATCGTGCAGGATGTCAAGGACGAAGGAGCGCCaa GTGGCATGACGCGCGACGAGGTAATCGATACCAATGAACGGTTGAGAGCTTTACGGCTGCGGCTGGAAGAGTCATATGACACAGCCAAAAAGGCGCTTATAACCCTCATGAATAAATATGGAGATTCGAAGAGCCAACGTAATGTGTTCCAGCGTTATCCAATGCTTAAAATTATGATAAAA GATGTTATACGCTTGGAAACGCAATATTGGACTTTGATTGATATACCGAGACAGGAAAAGCAAGAAACGGTGCCCTCGTATGTGATGCGTGCCTGTGCGATTATGGAAAAGACGCAGAAGTCTGGTGAGGGTGTAAAGACCTCCGCCAAGTTAGCCGAGGAGGCAACGGAGAGGCGCGAACGCATGGAGCGTTTGGAAT tCATGACCACTGCACAAATCGAACACGAGAATACACAACTGATAAATGATTTATACCGTTTGCTGAAAAAATACTTAGGTCTGCGGCATTTAATCAGAGTGCTCAAG GAGGAATATGGCAGCTCAAAAATGTATCCGATTTTCCCGCGTTACACAATGCTCAAAGATATGATAAAAGGCATCATGCACGATCCCGACTATATGGAGGTGTGTCATGAAATCAATAACTGA